From one Helicoverpa zea isolate HzStark_Cry1AcR chromosome 10, ilHelZeax1.1, whole genome shotgun sequence genomic stretch:
- the LOC124634153 gene encoding uncharacterized protein LOC124634153, with the protein MNTSNKELKSQEKTEPVLHHDTKDLNAESSEIISEAVAAPPGLVQHYEEPEAAATDDHTDHSIELVGGSQTFFPTFANLFEPRQQNNFRLGFNNQEGAYSQRPNSYRSLLNYPLFGGYNRNVDNFGKQSTPTAAPLVEASSSLLGSGNFGIIRGGTFFAQNDEDEFGDGYNSYYNNGHGRPSYELGYIANPRPNYNQDQFANFRDFADINTPSNSAYSHYVVVYANKNSTMDEISEETRRVVSKPKNIIETLERIDKTTSAPKLSKAKSKLEATKQKMLNKKEQWKKTNSKFVSQKHDAEEPLLALS; encoded by the exons ATGAACACTTCGAACAAGGAATTGAAATCCCAGGAAAAGACAGAACCAGTTCTACATC ATGACACAAAGGACCTCAATGCTGAATCATCAGAAATCATCTCAGAGGCTGTGGCGGCTCCCCCTGGTCTGGTTCAACACTATGAGGAACCCGAAGCGGCAGCTACGGACGACCACACTGACCACTCCATAGAGCTTGTTGGTGGCTCACAGACATTCTTCCCGACGTTTGCGAACCTCTTCGAACCCCGCCAGCAAAATAACTTTAGACTCGGCTTCAATAATCAAGAAGGAGCTTACAGTCAAAGGCCAAATTCATACAGATCTCTTCTAAACTATCCTCTATTCGGAGGTTACAACAGAAACGTAGATAACTTCGGTAAACAGAGCACCCCCACGGCAGCCCCACTCGTTGAAGCGAGCTCCAGTTTGCTCGGCTCAGGGAACTTTGGAATCATCAGAGGTGGAACATTCTTTGCTCAGAACGATGAAGATGAATTTGGCGATGGATACAATTCCTACTACAATAATGGTCACGGCAGACCCTCTTACGAACTCGGCTATATCGCTAACCCCAGACCGAATTACAACCAAGACCAATTTGCTAACTTTAGAGATTTCGCCGACATCAATACTCCTTCTAACTCCGCCTACTCCCACTACGTTGTAGTCTATGCGAACAAAAACTCGACGATGGACGAAATTAGCGAAGAGACAAGGAGAGTGGTATCCAAGCCTAAGAACATTATTGAGACGCTAGAGCGAATTGACAAAACTACAAGCGCACCAAAGTTATCGAAAGCCAAATCAAAATTGGAAGCGACGAAGCAAAAAATGTTAAACAAAAAAGAGCAATGGAAGAAAACTAACTCAAAATTCGTCAGCCAAAAACATGATGCAGAAGAACCTTTATTAGCGTTAAGTTAA